The genomic region AGTGTTATAATTGTGTGTTAAAGTATAGGTTTGTCAACCTTGTGTTCTTTGGAATTGTTTATTGTTAGTGGGTTGTAACTAACAGTGACTCATGAACGTAGTAATGGATAGACTGATGAACATGACTAGGATCTTGCTCCGAGATATTTGAAATGAAAATATGATTTGAGACAATGTATTGCGTCTGGCCAACGAAAATACATTGTAGTGAATCATATAGTAGTTTTGAAAGTCGGAGAAGATACAGTAGGTGATGGATATGATGTTGATTGACAGTGTTGTATGTTGTGACCAGGTGGGATTGGATATATTAATTGGAAAACATTGTTTCAATGGGTTGAAAATTTTAAGTTACATTGAGATCAATATTATCTTCTAGAGGAAAACTTGACAGGAAGTTAACCTTTCAGACATGGTAACGATCGTTGTGTTGGATCTAGAAGTTGATTTATTATTGGTTAATAAGGGTTAAATTGTGAGATGTGATGAGAGTATTGTGTTCGTAATAATTAGTACTATTGATGATATGATTAGAGGCATATGCTAGTCGATGGAATATTTAGTAGATAAAGACATTGTTGCAGGAAATATGATAAAATTCTCAAATACCGGGTTGAGAATGGGTATTTGATTATAGATTTGGGTAATTTCAATGAAATTAGTACTGTTATTGTGAGGAAATTAGTGTTGATATTATGTTTTCATGTGAGATAATGGCAACAAATTGATGACATGGAACAACAGAATTGGAAAATTTTATGGAGTCATCTTATGTGTAATCTCGAGAACCTGACTGAAAGGTTTGGTTAGATGGTTTATAGGTGGATTACCAATGGTATCTACGAGAATTGGTATGCAATGTCAGTTTTGACGTGGACTTTTCTTAAAACACCATAGAAACCAGATTGTTGTTATAAATTGATGGGCTAAATAATGGACAGTTACCTATGATTCTAAAATTTAGTAGGTAAATAGAAACTAGATACGACTCACTTTGTGGAAATTTATTAGATTGATGACGGGTCGATGTATTGTTTATGAGTTTTCTCATGTTGAAATGGTGCTAATCGTAATTGAAGTAGAATTGATGGATCGTTAtcctttttaacttaaacactcggGTAGAAAATGACTTGCGTAGTTTTTGGTATACGTCTGAttgttggtatgtggttacttcGAAAAAGGACGAGTGTGATACTGTAGGCAATCGTGTGATAGATTGTCTGACTGTTGTGTTGGGTAAATGGAAATAGTGGACCAACTTATGTCACAATTGACCATTTGATGGTAATCGTAATTGAAAAGTTGGTGTTTGACTCGGTGACAGTAAGAGTTCAATTTGATAAATTTGGATGTTGAGTTGCCAATTGAGAAGACTTGTTGAGTAATGAACCTACTTAGGTAGTGCATGTAGCAGTAATATGTGTTTTGATTTGGTTCTCGATGTGACCTTTGATGAGGATGGTTGTTACCTTTGACCCTTGTGACTATgaatgaccagattccgaggacggaatctctttaaggggtggatttgtaacagactgaaaccggggttagaagtaagattacttaattgccctgagatttatatttgtgtttaaaatatgcttttattttaataatatgtttattattaattgattatgtagttaagactagtttgtgacaagggtcgcagaacaggttcgtttatttaatttggactccgttaggacctcctaacgaagtacgaaagatattagataactggtaaatacccgtgtgttatggggtatgggttttaacccattTATAAGCCTGCTTCCAGACTTTTCTTGCATTTTCCCCAAATTAGAAAATCTAGCTCGTACCTAAACTCTTACTCCCTTGAAACCCtaacttgatccaagcttgaaatcgatttgtggagctttaggaactgatttatatcatctttgtgatcatcAAACCAGGTTTGTTTGCTTAAATTCGTGTGTTAATTCTTAAAGAAATGGGTTTGGGTGTAAAGTGGGTTTTAGgtatttttgagcttgaatcttcatgttttatGTTTGCatatgttaattgatgttagaaatagttgttatATGATTTATATGATGTTGTTCAAGTGGTTTTgaggttagaacttgcaaaaatcgagtttttgggccaaaaacgcgaaaatcagcgtgcaggagctgttcttcagctcccacacgagtgacaaGTCACttgtacgagtgaccacacttttgagggtcaaccacgcgtttgagggctcactcgcacgagtgaggcctcagtcacacgtgtgagcacagggtccggtttgtggaaacttgttttgatcataactttcaaaccgtaactccgtttttgatgaatcaagtatcgttggaatcgtaatgaaaaatccgatccaatggtaaactttttagaagctatatcagaatatatttgggtcagaaatagatgtattagcgtgtgtgtctagtgtgcatgcgttaatttgttattatgggttgaattcttgatataggcttatgaatgattgattatatgttgaatataggttggaaaatgtTATTACATGTTACTATTGATGATCCTTTTCACTtgcacgagtgagctttcactcgcacgagtgagatttcactcgtacggttgaggtggtcaaccgcatggtgaaccgcacgagtgagtggatacttgaactagtatatttgaaagttggatcgtacggttgagatgtgactcgtacgagtcatatgtcactcgtgtggtcaaccgtacgGATCCACTGTTGTTTAATTAGgtatttggccaaggaccaaaggtacgagtgaggtgtcaaccgcacgtTTAAAGTTCCTCAGACGTGCGggtgagtgtcactcgtacggttgacacgTCAGATTTGTTAAGTGTTCAAGTGTTTATATATTGATGTTATTGTCTTGTTGCTGGGATGATATCAAGACATTATTACTGACTtggttatgtttattctcaggtgaaaaggataaagagaaagctcagtagttagaatctgagccgttgctggtaattggtgagtgggtctatctccggatagagtattaagtagctgacacgctacttgttcagactctttattactatgTTTATGTTCTGTgcgattaccatgcgtagttagatattgccatgctagttaggacgattgcatgactatttatctgtgatcttatgtgcgcactgtttgtttgacaccaaccgaggcagcaaggttgggaaccctccgaggcagcaaggtagggttgatgtgaggtcgacagtggtagcctggtcgggtcatgagttactgattgttcaTTATAGCATAGAAGGAatcatgtgttgcgtctggacggttatgcagtgaaatcggtaaagcggactatcggtagactgtagcttgatcaactaagtcgtgtgctcgtacaagccgccgatcctcatattgtcatttATTGTTATATGCTAGTTTAGGACGTTAGCATAATTGTGATCCCTTGCATGTTTAGttacttatgcttggtctgttagatagtatccattcacttagctgtgtgctaattcccccacatttccacccttgcaggtttaggtactgctgattaGGATGGGTGTTACGGACGggctgaagacatgtttgactattagCCGAACTCTGATGTTGTCATATTTTGAAATATTTTACGTAACACCGTTGTTTTGCAAAGCTGTATTGAATATTAACTAAGTTGGTTTCTTAACTATAGTTGTAAATATTAACTAAGGTTATTTAGGtaaattcagtcttccgctgtgattttaaaaaaaaaaaaaaaaaatcagggtgttacaatttTCAAACGCGAACCGGTTAAAAACCGGACATAAACCAGTTTTTTTGAGAACCAGTTCTCAACCGGTTTTCGGCTATAAACGGTCAAAAAAAAAAtagccgttttttttttttttaatttttgtgcagttttttggaCTTTTTTTTGACAATTTTACCCCCATTAGTCTAGTATAAATACATAGTATTAGTTTTGGTTAAAATCACACCTTCTCATACTCTCAATTCTCAAATATCTCTCTAAATCTAAATATCTAATTATTCAATAATTAACAATAACGCACTAGTTACTAGTTAGTATGGATAACTCTCAAACACCCGCTTCCAGTTCCGCTTCCGGTTCCGTTGGAACATCTTCACGCAAATACACCAACAACGATGTTAGCCACATAAAAACAACTAGTTGAAAAGGCGATGTTTGGGCTAATTTCGACTTGTGTGTAATGAATGATGGGGCGGAAAAAGCTCGTTGTAGAAGATGTGGGAATTTTTATTCAAGTGTGAGTAACACTTCTTTACGAAAACATCTTGCTACACCTACAAGTCGTAAATCAATTGTAAATCAATTGTAACTTGTAACTTTGTAagcgttataaataaatatgttgttatttatattatttatagtgGTAAGcgttataatttatttatattgtTTTTCAAACGTTATAAGAATCGATCCGGTAAAAAAAATTCCGGTAAAAATCGCATCCGGTAAAATACTAGTCCgggaaaaaaatccgaaaaaaactGGTCGAGCACCGAATAAAAACCGATTCCGAAAAAAAACCGATCAAAATAACCGAATCCGAAATCAGAACCGGTTCCGGAAAAAACCGGTTTTTTTGGAACCGGAACCGGTCCAAAACCGGTTCTGTGAACCTATAGTCAAATCTCATCATTAAGCATGTTAATTTCATTTTGTCAATATGGTAAAATTTAGTTCAACAGTTATAGAAAGCTAGTCAACCTAAACCTTCTCATTTAACAGAAAGTTAACGTTATTCAAAAAGATATTTGTTAATCTCATGAGAAAATATTAAAAACACAATATAAATTACTTTCAACAATATATTCTGTCATCACTACTCATCAAACATCAGTATATTACTACAAGATATAAATGTATTTATTGACAAACAAGTAACACCTACCATAAAATTTTCCCTATCAGACCATTTTTATATAAACAAAAAGAATAGATTTATAGTTTTGAATCAAAAACAACACTAATCTAACTTGCATATAGCAAGGTTCAAAGGAACAAGTATTAAACCAAAACATCAAATTGCTTTAAAACCATTACTCCCACCATTGTTTATACCCGAGCTACCAATCACCGATTTGCTAACATGAAACGCCGACTGCCTCGAGGGTTCTGCCAGTAATTTCAACGACAATGATAAAGGTTCGATGTGATGATGATGCTCATGATCTTTTAAACTTAGCTGTTTCGACATCCCAACTAACTCATCTACATTCACTGGTTCTTTCGAAAGAACCGGGATTGGTTTCACAACATGATGTCGAGACATATCTGGTTGGCGTGTTGGTTGTTTTTCAAGTGGGATCGGCCAAACCGCAAACGGAATGGGTATGTAAGCTGGGTAAAACGCGGGTATTAACGGTGGAAGTTCACTCTGTACAGTTGTTGATGGTGTAACTTCTTCTTTGTTGTCGTTTTTCATTTCAGAAGGAGCGGGATCCAAAATTTGATCGGAATCGGGTTTTAATGAGAGTTTTAATGAACACTCGGGGTTGTTGTCGGGATTATCTGTGTCTGCAGTTGGAGGGAGCATGAATTGATCTTCTGGTGCTTCTGTAGCCTGTAACATTTTAATAGTGGAATCAAACTTCTAATTATTGTTAATGTATGTATCTGAGATGTTATTATAATTTGTAAACCAATGACATTAAATGGTTTTGATGACGTGGTAAATTTAAGTTGCTATGTTTTCAGGATTGCAAAATTCGGTACTCGCGGAGTAATGGGCGGGACTTTGAAAGGAGTAATCAGCAATCCAAGGATTAATCGGATTCGATTTTTTATACttcaaataataaattttaaaattgtaTTTGTAAGTATAGAAATAGAGGATCGTTCATTTGTTCAACAACTCTAAATTGTACTTGTAAgtaaccaaataataaactttaacataattgtctggATATAAAGAGGAATAGAGGATCGTTCATTTGTTCAATAACTCTAAAATTCTAGTTTAAGTTCATATtaatgttgaccaattttgactttgaccgactttgaccaatAAATCTGATTTTGACCCATTAACCGACATTGACctattaattaaacggattttgaaaaATCAAAACGGTCTATTCTAAAAAAGAAGTAATCGGGGATTAATCAAGAGTAATCAGGGATTTTTACGACAGTGTATGTTTTTAAACAATACAGTACTAGTTACCTAGTTACATGATGACGATCGGTTACACACACAAAAAaggttgataataataaatataaataaaagttgaATACGCAGGGTAAAGTTTGATGTATTTTCAAACATATAACCAATGATTTTAGTGTATAATGCAAAAGATTTGATAATAAGGAGTAAAACGAACCGAATCAGGAGGCATGTCGAAAACGCTAGAACGTCTTTTTCGTCTAGTAGTGTTGCATTGTCTTATGAAGTATTTTTGTGCATGGCTGGCAACCTGAGTAGGTGTTCTGGATAAAACGTAATTACGTGCGATGCCACGCCAGTCTCCTTTACCTAACTTTTGAAGACCGAGTAGAAACAACCGATGCTCCTCCTCTGTCCATGGAGTACCTGCATATATTATTCaacaaataattattaaaaaaaaaaaaaaaaaaacatcagtCATGAAAATTATGCAAATGTTGATTTAGCAGTTCAAAAGATCATGTTGTCGTTGTATGGATCAAAGTAAATCTGCCATGTTTGACAAATTAAGGGTATCTCATCAATATACTTTTACTGTCAACATTTTACTATGCCCTGCATTTTAACCTAATGAGTTTAAAGTACTAGAGCATCCCTGATGTTAAAGAATTGGGGACTCAATCTTTGCTACAGTAATAATTAATTGCATGCAAAAACAAACAAGACAATTCAGAAGATACTTGTATCTCCTATAACCATTAACCATATATGATATGATCTTATGCTAATTTGGCAAGAATACTTCTATTTCTTAACCATATATGAGTACTACAAAGGGTTAAGTGCCAGAAACATCAAACTATACCAAAAATTTAATCATTTGTATTCACTTAAACAGTTTTTCTATTGTATGAAAGTTTCAGTTATTGCTATTAAATGTATCCAAAGATCTATTTTAGATATTTTTAATCATCATGGCCCCCAATATGTGACGTAAAAACACGTGCCACATCACCCGTTAAGGCGTTTACTAGTCAAATATTGTATGAAAGTTTCAGTTATTGCTATTAAATGTATCCAAAGATCTATTTTAGATATTTTTAATCATCATGGCCCCCAATATGTGACGTAAAAACACGTGCCACATCACCCGTTAAGGCGTTTACTAGTCAAATATTGTATGAAAGTTTCAGTTATTGCTATTAAATGTATCCAAAGATCTATTTTAGATATTTTTAATCATCATGGCCCCCAATATGTGACGTAAAAACACGTGCCACATCACCCGTTAAGGCGTTTACTAGTCAAATATTGTATGAAAGTTTCAGTTATTGCTATTAAATGTATCCAAAGATCTATTTTAGATATTTTTAATCATCATGGCCCCCAATATGTGACGTAAAAACACGTGCCACATCACCCGTTAAGGCGTTTACTAGTCAAATAAACATAACGATAACTGAAAATTAATACATTCCATTGAAACTAAGACCATTTCTAATGGGGCGTCAGTTTTTTTAGTCAGATGATGTGGCAACACATGTGGCCAAAACTGACACCGACTCACACTTCTAATGGGGCGTCAGTTTTGACATTTTAGGGGCATTAGTCACGAAAGTGACTAAAAAAAAAAGGTCAGCTTTTTTTTACCAATCATATTTTAGTAAAttactttatatattattaatttatttatcccAACTTCCAATCACATTTTACCATATCACCATACTCAATATTTGACACACAAAAACTGACACAGCGGTTAGAAAATGTCAGTGCCACATCACATCCCGTTTTTACTTTTGGCCAAAAAGTGTCCAACTATGTGTGATATCACAGGCAAGGTTGGGAATTGTCTTATAAAGTTTAACACATAAAACAAAATTTTAAGTAAGGTTTAATTAATACATTTTCCAAGGAAGCAAAATGCAGCTACCTATTTCCTTTTGAGGATGCTAGTACaaaacaaaaatgataaacaaatAAGGAAAGCACAAAAAAGATGATACAATGCATAGTCAAACAAATCCATCCAAAGGTGATAAAAAGGCAAACACATTCATCCACTCATAACCACCTCATCACATTTATTTATCTATTTCCattttttaattatataaaataaatacataaatctaTATCCGTCCACATATAATTAAAtacataataaaataaaataaatacattaattAGCAAACAAATAAGAATATAATAGATCAACAATAATAAGGATCCTAATCATCaccattttcataaatatcattgaattaaatattaatttcattcttATATCATCCAATCACATTTCAAGAACAATAACTACAAATATTAATTAGTAAAATAAACTGACCTTTTTTGCGATCGGCGCGTCTTCTAGCGGAACAAGAAGCGCGAGTAGGATCATCGGAAAGATAACCTTCGACGGGATCAGGAGCGACCGGAGAACAATTCGGTGAAACGGCAACCGGAGAAGATGAATGATATAACGCCGATAGATTCCCCATGCTTGCACTCTTTTTCATAATCGAACCGTCAGTTAATCTAACACCGAACAGTTTAACACCGCCACGTGAGGGACACGTTCGTGAGTTATGGCCGTTGTTGCTACAATGAGAGCATCGCCGAGTCATTGTAAGAAGTGACTCGGCTTCGCTCGGTCGCCGGATTAATTAGCcggaaatttatttatttaatttgaatttatttagtTTGTTTTTTTTGATTGCAtgcgtgtgtgtgtgaaatgaaaaaaagaaaaaaaaaattgtgatgAATTTATTGAGTTTAAGTAGGAACTGGTCGGTCGGCGTATTATTTGAGATTTGTGTGTGGCATAAATCAAATAGATAACGTCGTGCCTTCCTTTGCTTTGCTTTCTACCAATAGTAAATTTGATTTGACAATTGTTttctttattaaaattaaattaattaattaattagttattaatttaaaaattacttCTTATAAATCCAGTAATCCACCCAGTtgaaattttaaaaatattattattataaaatataattttacaaTGTTATAAACAAATATATctcattatttttatatatttattatttatttatgagAGCCGAGAGTAAAACTGATACGTTAAAGTAGGAAAATGTGGACTATTTTAACAATTCTTCCAATCGAGTTCAGTGTCTAGATTACAATAAACTTATAAATAAGTTAGGTAAAACAAACTTACCCAAACATCTTATCTTGTCTTCTATAACAGGGAAAAATAATATTTTGTATTAAATGGGgagttgtaatcccttgaatccaataatttgcttgaaatccaacggATTAATAAGAGCGCGACagtcacacgtgattgaaaaaaaatcaaatatatttttttaaaattattctttttattttgaaaaaacttttttaaaaattattttaaattttttttagtaTGTCAAATCCAAtttgtaaaactcaatcacatgtaattgtaaaacacaatcacatgtgattctgcatgtcaaattcaatcacatgtgattgaaaaaattcaatttttttttcaaaataaaatTTCAACCGGAAACAAACTTTAAttaggtgatttgatcaagtttgttagcgtttcatgATCATATTTTCAAAATTTcaaactttaattcggtgatttgatcataaacttggtgtttaaagttttagcacaaacttactgaaatttgtcattttactaaaaaaagatttcaatcacatgtgattgaatttgacatatgattatgattgagttttacaatcacatgtgattggcatgcagaatcacgcACTACAAGAATATGACCCTTTAGGGAGGACAAAAGTCCTCACAATAGGTGCAAAAGTCTTCACAATAGATTTATTGTGAGAACATGTCCTCACAATAGAGTCCTCGCTATAGCCCCGACGCAATAAGTCAATTGTGACAACAATGTTCACGCTATAACATATTTaaaagaaaaatgaaaatgaatCGATAAATACCTGTTGTGAGGACAATGTCCTCACGAtagataaataattaaaaaaaatttcatCTACAAAAATACATAAATacaaacataaatacatatatacttacatatacaaacataaatacataaatacaAAAAACTTTCTGTGAGGACATGCCCTCACAAtaggttaattaatttgttttTTAAAATAGAAATTGTGTCCTCACAATATGTTTATTGCCAGGACGTGTCCTCACAATAGGTAAGCTGTAAATAAAGCAGAAAGCTGCTGTATTTGCAGCTTCTATCCCAGTTTGTCGGGTCGTTTTTCCAGTTTCATGATTTCCAGATTATCAAcaatacaatattaataatatcaacatcGTCAATATCAACAACAAAATAAATAACGGTATATATCATTAAATACAATATATAGTTTAGCATCTTAAAAATAACAAgtttaaaacttctaattcggaCACTAAAAGTTTAAAACAAAATAACAACCTCGGAACAATACATTAAACTTTCTAGTTTTCGTCCTTGTGCCTTAAATGCCTTCGCCATTTTACGGAGTATCAAGTTTCTTCTCTTGACGGTGCTAATTTTtccaagcaatgactttacctatgTAGGTATAAATATCTATAAGTAACACACACATATACAATGAGGACCTTTTATTATATTTTGCATTCTAAGTAAATGATACATGTTGTTTTTTAAGTGATATAATCTACGTTCAATTCATTAGTTGATTACTAACTAGCTAACTTATCATTTGTTTTAGCCATAAACTCCTAGCAATTAACTAATTAGAAACCtactttaatttttaaaatatagacATAACCTTGTTAAACTAAAGCTCAATCAACACAACAAGATCCTACATATGTTGTAGTGCTTAAAATAAGTTTAGTCAACAACTAGTTAAACAATTTTAATGGTCAAAATCAACAATCAATAAAAAAATCAACTTTCAATAGTAACTACTTAATACAAGAACTTCCTatgatttaacatttcaaaacttcTCATAAAAATTAAACTATCATCAAACAAACCACTTTAATCAAAATATGAAACATTTTCAACCAAAAACAAAATTCAACAAAATTTGACCGAATCATTCTTGCTAATTCATGTAAAATCAAGTGAATAGGTTTCATACAATACATTTACAATCATATAGAACATACGTAGCAACAAAAATTATTCGGTTTATCCTAGAAACTACTAAGATTTTAACTAAAAGCTTAACTTTATAAAGTAAAGGAAAAAGTGACGATTACCTCAAATTTTGTGGATTGAAACGTGAAATGAATTGATATAATAGATTAGGGATCGAAAGGGTTTGATATTAAGCTCTTATTCGTGATTTTTGGTGAAGAAATGAATGCTTTTGGAGGTTTATCTTCGTCATTTTACGGAGTGGGTTGGGTTGGGGTTTGATGATGAAAAGTGAAGAAAGTGTAAAGATGCTTGATTTTTAAGGTAACCTATTGTGAGGACACCTATTGAGAGGACATGTCCTCACAATAGGATATAATTTAAATTTTTTAATCTGACGTTTTAAGTTTGATTTTTTTCAGTTCCCACCAAAATGAAAAAACTGAGTATTTAATTTTTTTAAGACATTTATTGAGAGGACATGTCCTCACAATAGGCtataattaatttttttaaatatatttttctaaGTTTGATTTTTTCGGTTCCCaccaaaatgaaaaaaaaaaccaAGTATTTAGTTTTTATATATTACTTATTGCGAGGATATGTCCTCACAATATGGTATTTTTAAATTTTTTCAAAACTTAATTTTTTTTGTTCCCACCTAAAATATAAAAATCCaagtatttaatttttatatattacggTATTACCTATTGCGAGGTTAAGGGTATCGGGGGAGCTTATGGCTTATTGTACGAGTAGAAGGGAATCGGGTGAGCTTAAGGCTTATCAAACGAGATGAAGTCTTATCGAACGAGATAAAGGCATACCAGACGAGCTTAAGACTTACCGAATGATCTTTAGGCTTATTGGACGACCCTTAGGCTTATTGGACCGCCTTAAGGCTTATCGTACGAGCTTAAGGCTTATCAAACGACCTTTAGGCCTATCGGATAAACTTTAGGCTCATCAGACCACATTAAGGCTTATTGGGCGACCTTAAAGCTTATCGGGCGACCTTAAGGCTTATCGGACGAGCTTAAGGCTTATCGGATGAGCCTTAATGCTGATCGGACAAGCGTAAGACTTATCGGACCAGCCTAAGGTTTATCAGATGAGCTAAAAGCTTATCAGACGAGCTTATGGGTATAGGATGACCTAAAGGCTCTTCGGACGACATTTAGGCTCATCAGACGACCTTAAGGCTTATCGGACAATCTTAAGGCTTATCGGACGAGGTTAAGGCTTATCGGGCGAGCGTATGGCTTATGGGAAGAGCGTATGGCTTATCGAACGAGGGTATTGATCATCGGACGAGTGTATGGCTTATCGAATGACCTTTAGGCTCATCGGATGGCCTAAAGGCTCATGGGATAACCATTAGGCTCATCAGATGTCCTTATGACTCACTGAACGATCTTAAGGCTCATCGGACGACCTTAAAGCTTATCGTATAAGCTTAAGGCTCATCAGATACATGTATGGTTTATCGGACGAGCCCAAGGCTTAACGGACAAGTTTAAGGCCTATCGAAGGAGTGTAAGGCTTACCGGAGAACCAAAGTCTTATTGAACGAACTTATGGGTATAGGATGATTTGAAGGCTTATCGGACAACCTTTAGGCTCATCAGATGACCTTAAGGCTTATCAGACGACATTATGGCTTATCAGACGACCTTTAGGCTCATCAGATGACCTTAAGGATCATTGGACCACCTTAAGTTCCGCCAccgcacatacatacatacatacttacatataCAAACATAAATACATTATACACACATACATTCATATAtactttcacacacacacacacacacacatatatatatatatatatatatatatatatatatatatatatatatatatatatatatatatatatatatatatatatatatatatatatatatatatatatatatatatatatatatatatattgtatactgagctacatacatacatagacacaTTCGTACATTGTACTTACAAACGtacttacata from Rutidosis leptorrhynchoides isolate AG116_Rl617_1_P2 chromosome 9, CSIRO_AGI_Rlap_v1, whole genome shotgun sequence harbors:
- the LOC139865992 gene encoding transcription factor MYBS3-like, which translates into the protein MTRRCSHCSNNGHNSRTCPSRGGVKLFGVRLTDGSIMKKSASMGNLSALYHSSSPVAVSPNCSPVAPDPVEGYLSDDPTRASCSARRRADRKKGTPWTEEEHRLFLLGLQKLGKGDWRGIARNYVLSRTPTQVASHAQKYFIRQCNTTRRKRRSSVFDMPPDSATEAPEDQFMLPPTADTDNPDNNPECSLKLSLKPDSDQILDPAPSEMKNDNKEEVTPSTTVQSELPPLIPAFYPAYIPIPFAVWPIPLEKQPTRQPDMSRHHVVKPIPVLSKEPVNVDELVGMSKQLSLKDHEHHHHIEPLSLSLKLLAEPSRQSAFHVSKSVIGSSGINNGGSNGFKAI